GCGCGCTTCAACCCGCTGTTCATCTATGCCTCGGTCGGCCTCGGCAAGACGCACCTGCTGCAGGCCATCGCCAACGGCGTCCTTTCCGCCGAGCCGAAGAAGCGGGTGGTCTACCTGACCGCGGAATACTTCATGTGGCGCTTCGCCAGCGCGATCCGCGACAACAACGCGCTGACACTGAAGGAAACTCTGCATGACATCGACCTGCTGATCATCGACGACATGCAGTTCCTGCAGGGCAAGAAGATCCAGTCGGAGTTCTGCCACCTGATCAACACGCTGCTCGACAGCGCGCGCCAGGTGGTGGTGGCCGCCGACCGCCCGCCGCACGAGCTGGAATCGCTCGATCCGCGCGTGCGCTCGCGGCTGCAGGGCGGCGTTGCGCTGGAAATCGGCGCGCCCGACTACGAGATGCGGCTGGCGATGCTGCAGCAGCGGCTGGAAAACGCCAAGAAGGAAGACCTGACGCTCGACATCTCCACGGAAGTGCTCGAGCACGTGGCCAAGAACGTCACCTCGAGCTTCCGCGAGCTGGAAGGCGCGTTCAACCAGCTGGTGTTCCGCCATTCCTTCGAGCCGGACCTGTCGATCGAGCGCGTGGACGACATTCTCGGCCACCTGGTGCGCGTGGACGACAACCGCAAGATCCGCATCGAGGACATCCAGCGCGCCGTGTCGCGGCACTACAACGTGTCGCGCACCGACATGCTGTCCAACCGGCGCACGCGCCAGATCGTCAAGCCGCGCCAGATCGCCATGTACCTGGCGAAGATACTGACGCCGCGCTCGCTGCCCGAGATCGGACGGCGGTTCGGCGGACGCGACCACACGACGGTGCTCCACGCCGTGCGCAAGGTGGAAGGCATGATCGCCGAGGACGCGAAGCTCGCCAAGGAGCTGGAGCTCCTGAAACGGCTGATCGAGGAGTAATCCTCCCGAACCCCGGCCGGCCGGCACGGCAATCCGGCCGGGGCTCCCTTTTCCCCAGTCTTTGGCCTCCGCGTTCCGCGCAAGTCCGTCCGGGCGCTTGCTTTTCCGACCGCAAGCCGCCACATTCGCGGTCCGTACCGGCGGGGAGCGAACGCGGCCGAATTTGCACGAATTCGCATGCCGCGGGCTGGCCCGCTCCGCGCCGGCTCGTCACAGATTCACACAATCGGACAGCGAACCATGCGTGTCACCCTCGAACGAGCCAACCTGCTGAAGTCCCTGAACCACGTTCACCGGGTCGTCGAACGCCGCAACACCATTCCGATCCTCTCCAACGTCCTGCTGAAGGCCGAGGGATCGGCGCTCGACATGAAGGCGACGGACCTCGACCTAGAGATCACGGAGGCAGCTCCCGCCGTCGTCGAACAGGCCGGCGCGACGACGGTCGCGGCCCATCTGCTCTACGACATCGTGCGCAAGCTGCCCGAGGGCACGGAAGTCATGCTGTCGACGGAT
This portion of the Oricola thermophila genome encodes:
- the dnaA gene encoding chromosomal replication initiator protein DnaA, whose protein sequence is MRYYSEGMGGQLEGKAGIPAIIAGHSAKPSAANANKGDGVSDGSSGGPEHPKMDDNVGTPAYEAAFERIRTRLRAKLGADVYNSWFGRLKLESATRSVARMSVPTAFLRSWINSHYINDLMTLWSEEIPDIMQVEIVVRSATKAPAQMRADDAKGAAPRKTSMQPVARAVFAQDRNKPARGNALAENNAGGKLIGSPIDSHYTFDNFIEGKSNRVSLAAARAAADQGANAARFNPLFIYASVGLGKTHLLQAIANGVLSAEPKKRVVYLTAEYFMWRFASAIRDNNALTLKETLHDIDLLIIDDMQFLQGKKIQSEFCHLINTLLDSARQVVVAADRPPHELESLDPRVRSRLQGGVALEIGAPDYEMRLAMLQQRLENAKKEDLTLDISTEVLEHVAKNVTSSFRELEGAFNQLVFRHSFEPDLSIERVDDILGHLVRVDDNRKIRIEDIQRAVSRHYNVSRTDMLSNRRTRQIVKPRQIAMYLAKILTPRSLPEIGRRFGGRDHTTVLHAVRKVEGMIAEDAKLAKELELLKRLIEE